One genomic window of Mogibacterium diversum includes the following:
- the rplX gene encoding 50S ribosomal protein L24: MQIRKGDTVVVISGKDKGKVGTVLRAIPKANKVVVEGVNVQTKHAKATRTSASEIKHIEGPIDASNVMFYEKESKQGVRLGTKIENGKKVRYSKKTNAVVD; the protein is encoded by the coding sequence ATGCAGATTAGAAAAGGCGATACAGTAGTAGTTATCTCGGGCAAGGATAAGGGCAAGGTTGGAACGGTTCTAAGAGCTATTCCAAAGGCTAACAAGGTTGTTGTTGAGGGTGTAAACGTGCAGACTAAGCACGCAAAGGCTACAAGAACATCCGCATCCGAGATTAAGCACATAGAAGGTCCTATCGATGCATCAAATGTTATGTTCTACGAAAAGGAGAGCAAGCAGGGTGTAAGACTTGGAACTAAGATTGAGAACGGCAAGAAGGTTAGATACTCAAAGAAGACCAACGCCGTAGTAGACTAG